The following are from one region of the Aspergillus luchuensis IFO 4308 DNA, chromosome 4, nearly complete sequence genome:
- a CDS encoding acyl-CoA thioesterase (COG:S;~EggNog:ENOG410QE8P;~InterPro:IPR029069;~PFAM:PF13279;~antiSMASH:Cluster_4.3) has protein sequence MDTSVILNSITWQNTLLFAGGAYILLNLKGLPFVWHIRLLNCLKEHIILNRARKVDITTHGPQSLFYPVITTSSAPLLEIDYNMHKSNATYFTDLDINRVHLISGLFKNQLALGFSGGELNIALGSTACVFKREIKPYQTYEIHTRVLSWDEKWVYLVSHFVKTGGKKGKEEVLFGGRSTGVKEEKSILASAVTRYVFKKERISVSPETVLSRAGLLPEKGVKMKDGFWSWERVEEERKKGLNVARSFLALDGLHAMFRGDGKAIGLF, from the exons ATGGACACATCGGTCATCCTCAACTCGATAACCTGGCAAAACACCCTCCTCTTTGCAGGAGGGGCGTACATCCTCCTGAATCTGAAAGGCCTCCCTTTCGTCTGGCAT ATCCGCCTCCTCAACTGCCTAAAAGAACACATCATCCTTAACCGCGCCCGCAAAGTGGACATAACCACTCATGGCCCCCAATCCCTCTTCTACCCAGTTATTACAACATCCTCCGCCCCGCTCCTGGAGATTGACTACAATATGCACAAGTCCAACGCCACGTATTTCACCGACCTAGACATCAACCGTGTGCACCTGATCTCTGGTTTATTTAAAAACCAGCTCGCGCTAGGTTTCTCCGGCGGGGAGCTGAACATTGCCCTTGGATCCACGGCATGTGTCTTTAAAAGGGAGATAAAGCCCTATCAGACGTATGAGATCCATACGAGAGTGTTGAGCTGGGATGAGAAATGGGTGTATCTCGTTAGTCATTTCGTGAAGACCggcgggaagaagggcaaagAGGAGGTATTATTTGGGGGCCGTTCGACGGGtgtgaaggaagagaagagtatCTTGGCCTCTGCTGTCACGAGATATGTCTTCAAGAAGGAGCGGATTTCTGTTAGTCCGGAGACGGTGCTCTCGCGGGCTGGCTTGTTGCCGGAGAAGGGGGTTAAGATGAAGGATGGGTTTTGGTCGTGGGagagggttgaggaggagaggaagaaagggttGAATGTGGCGAGGTCGTTTCTTGCGTTGGACGGGTTGCATGCAATGTTTAGGGGCGACGGGAAGGCGATTGGGTTGTTTTGA
- the GRE2_2 gene encoding SDR family oxidoreductase (COG:V;~EggNog:ENOG410PJT2;~InterPro:IPR001509,IPR036291;~PFAM:PF01073,PF16363,PF07993,PF01370;~go_function: GO:0003824 - catalytic activity [Evidence IEA]): MGSLAKKVLLTGGTGFIASHILTELLDAGYQVVVTVRTHDKGRQLLTSLSNTGDQAASYVVVEDIAKDGAYDEAIQSISDLDLVVHTASPYHFNYTDPKSDFLDPAIKGTAGLLASIKAYAPTVKRVVVTSSSATIVTPPNHPEVYDETSYGSVTWEEAMVPEVTYRASKIFAERAAFEFVEKEKPNFDLVTINPPLVFGPKPRHVTDLKALNTSNHIIRDLMLGKWKDGGAPIAIPFTFVDVRDVAFAHRKALELPEVSGHRFFTVAGHFSNKQVAEAIRATHPELAHKLPPSDMPDDLPQPIFGFDNSKSRRMLGMTFRDLNTCVGDAVTSMMEQAHL; this comes from the exons ATGGGCTCTCTTGCAAAGAAGGTACTGCTTACAG GTGGCACAGGCTTCATCGCCTCGCACATTCTGACCGAGCTGCTGGACGCTGG GTATCAAGTGGTGGTGACTGTTCGCACACATGATAAGGGCCGGCAGCTTCTCACTTCGTTGTCGAATACCGGCGATCAGGCTGCCTCGtacgtggtggtggaggatatTGCGAAAGATGGGGCCTACGATGAG GCTATCCAATCCATTTCCGACCTAGACTTGGTCGTCCACACGGCCTCGCCCTATCACTTTAACTACACCGATCCTAAATCGGACTTCCTTGACCCAGCAATCAAAGGCACCGCCGGACTGCTGGCCTCCATCAAGGCTTACGCACCGACTGTCAAGCGAGTGGTTGtgacttcctcttcggctACAATTGTCACTCCCCCCAATCACCCAGAGGTGTACGACGAGACCAGCTACGGGTCGGTGACTTGGGAGGAGGCCATGGTACCGGAGGTTACATATCGCGCGAGCAAG ATATTCGCTGAGCGCGCTGCCTTTGAATTCGTCGAGAAAGAGAAGCCGAACTTCGACCTTGTCACAATCAACCCGCCGCTGGTATTCGGACCAAAGCCTCGCCATGTCACCGATCTTAAAGCGCTCAACACCTCAAACCACATTATCCGTGATCTGATGCTCGGAAAATGGAAAGACGGGGGCGCACCTATCGCCATTCCTTTCACTTTCGTGGATGTCCGTGATGTTGCGTTCGCTCACCGTAAAGCACTGGAGCTGCCCGAGGTCAGTGGACATCGCTTCTTTACCGTGGCTGGCCACTTCTCGAACAAGCAAGTTGCGGAGGCTATTCGTGCCACGCACCCGGAATTGGCTCACAAGCTGCCCCCGAGCGATATGCCCGATGACCTGCCCCAGCCCATATTTGGTTTTGATAACTCCAAGTCGCGCAGGATGCTGGGAATGACTTTCCGCGATCTGAACACTTGTGTGGGTGATGCAGTGACCTCAATGATGGAGCAGGCTCACTTGTAg